The Thermoplasmatales archaeon nucleotide sequence TCCGATGATGAACAGTACGGATATGATTATGTTCAGATCACCGCTGATTGCATACCTTGCAGCAGTGACGACACCGAAGGTTCCAACGGCCATCAGGGACGTTCCGACAGCCTGTATGATATTGAGACCGCCACCGAAGAGAAGACCTGGGACTATGAGGAAGCCACCACCGATACCGAAGTACCCTGAGGCAAAACCAACGGTTATGCCTGTGAGTATGAGGATGAGATATGATTTCGAGACCTTCCTCTCTTTTTCCGATATGTCTACGCACTTCCTCTTGAGCATGTATAGAGCTATGGCGATCATGAGGAAGCCGAAGAAGAACAGGAGGAAGGTACCGGGGGTGAGGAGACCGAGTTCCGATCCTGCCAGCACACCGATTATTCCCGGAACGGTGAATATTACGCCTGTCCGGTAGTTGACGTTCTTCTTAAGGGTGTGGGGTATAAGGTTGAGATATGCATTGATGCCGACAGCGAGTGCTGTCGTGCCTATGACTAGGTGCGGATGATCGTATCCTACGAAGTATATCAGGAGGGGGATTGCGAGGATCGATCCACCACCACCGATGAGACCGAGGGAGAAACCGACGAGTATTCCTGATATTATTGATAGAATTATCTGAAGATCTGTTATCGGATACATTTCGATGGCCTAGAATGATATTACCGTGTACCCGTCTTCTATCCTGGAGTTTGTCTCAACGCCACCGAGAACCAGATCGATTCCTGGAAAGATATCATCCTCGGTTAATCCCTCACCCGACATGCTTATCTTGCATATCTTCAACGGTATGCCTTCATTCCTGAGCATGTTGATCTGATCTTCGAACTGGGGGGAACTCTTCTGATGCTTGTTCGCGGCCTGGACTCCCCTTCCGAGGAAGAGGAATTCGACATTGGCCTTTGCATTCTTAACTGCGTTGAATGCAAAACTGAATGCAACCATCTCTGTGTTTATGTTGTCTTTACCTGTGATCAGCATTACGAGTATTTTGGACATGATTTTTCACTGCTTTTAGGTATTGCCAAATTATACATAACATTTGGCGTTCATTTCTATAGCGTGAATTACAGTTGTGATGGGCATTTTCCCGATGCAATATAAAAAAGGTAATTGCTGATATGATCAGAAATAGCAACATATATTGCGCATATTCTCAATTATTTGCAATATTGTAGTAATTTTCTCAACATAACTATAAATTTTTATATTATCTTTAACTAATGAACTGTGGAACAAAAGACGAAACGCGGAAGTGTTGAAGACGTTGTGGAAGACTACCTAAAGTTATTTCCTGAGAACCTTCTATCGATGAGAGAGGGGGTTATAAATCTCAGCAAACTCTCAGAGCAAATTAAGGCAAGGAATCCTGCCTACAACCTGATTTCTATAAGGTATGCTCTGAATCAAATTAAGGAAAGACATGAAAGTACTTTATTCGACGAGAATTATGTGCACGAGTTGCTAATAAAGAGCAAGATTTCACTACAGGATAAAATTACAGTTCTCACCTCAAGAAAACCAATCGACGTGAATTATATTTCTGCTACGTACTTGAGCGATTCCGTTGTTTATGTCGTAGATGAAATGGAGAATGGGGAAATAAAATCACAATCTGGAATTTCTATTGAGCGAGATGTAAGCGCACTGCATATTTTTTCTTCAAAGGATATAGAAAGAGTTCCGGGTTTCGTTATGAGGATCACCGAGAGATTATTTGCAGAATCCATAAACATCCTTCAGCTCATATCCTGTTCAAACGAGACTCTGATAATAGTGAACAGGAAGGATGCAGTGAAAGCTTACAAAGCATTGACTTTTTAATGAAATTTTAGAACGTGATTCGAATACTGTCCCTAAGGTTTTTCATTTCATGTTTATTCTCAGTCTTCCATATTCTATAAGCTCCATTATGGCATGAAATGAAGCATCCAGTTGATTTTCGCTTACTACAACTATCGTATCGGTATAGCTATTTGTTGTTTCCTCTACATTGATTCCGGATGTGGCTAACTTTTCATAAATGTACATCAGGAAACCGGGTGTTATTAGCATCTTTGGAGTACTTCGAATTGAAATTATTCCAAGCTTGTCCCTCCTATCAACAATCTCGTGTACATTAAATTCCTTCAACAATTTTACCTTGGTTTCTTCCATTATCATGGTGACATAGTCTGTTCCTACTGAAAAAAACATTGAGTCAAAGGCATTGAGAGAATGAAGCAATTCAGAGATGTGCTTCATCGAGGAAGTTCTTGTCACTATCTTAATAAGCCCAGTAGAAAGCTGCACACTACTATTTGCCAGCGCTTCAAAAATGTCCTTTTCATAGGAGCTATGTGCTGTTACCATCCTCTTAAGGGAGGACAATATCGCATCTTCAGAAATTCTTGAACCTAGGCGCGCCTCAATGTATGGCCTCAGCAACCTGCTAATGGATGAGAGATTGGCATAATCGTTCCGAATTGCCGTGTTGACGAAGATGTCATTTGAAACTATTGAACGTACGATAGAACTAACTGAACTAATCTTTTTGGCCTCTTTAGTCATACATGACCGAAATAGGTCGCAAGTTATTAATAATTTATGTTAATAACCCAAAAATGGCCATAAAAGTATGGCCAAAGAAATGGAATAGGTGAAAAAAAATTGGAATGCCAAATGTGCGGTGGAAAAGTAACGATTCCAGCAGACGTAATGGAATCTGAAATTGTCAGCTGTAGTGACTGCGGTCTTGAATATGAGATCTGTGGTGTCAATAGTGGCACCTTGCAACTTAAACCGGCAGATTCAATTAAAGAGGACTGGGGAGAGTAAGCAACTGAACCCTGTAATTTCTCCGAATTTCCCTCAGAATCACTGTTCTGTTTGTTTCAGATGATAAAAGTAGCAGTTATAGGGGGTTCTGGTTATATAGGTGGGGAGCTTCTTCGCTTGCTCTTGCAGCATCCCCAGGTAATTGTTGAATATGCCGGTTCAAGAACCTTCAATGGTAAATTTGTTTATAAAGT carries:
- a CDS encoding sulfite exporter TauE/SafE family protein, with product MYPITDLQIILSIISGILVGFSLGLIGGGGSILAIPLLIYFVGYDHPHLVIGTTALAVGINAYLNLIPHTLKKNVNYRTGVIFTVPGIIGVLAGSELGLLTPGTFLLFFFGFLMIAIALYMLKRKCVDISEKERKVSKSYLILILTGITVGFASGYFGIGGGFLIVPGLLFGGGLNIIQAVGTSLMAVGTFGVVTAARYAISGDLNIIISVLFIIG
- a CDS encoding DsrE family protein, with the protein product MSKILVMLITGKDNINTEMVAFSFAFNAVKNAKANVEFLFLGRGVQAANKHQKSSPQFEDQINMLRNEGIPLKICKISMSGEGLTEDDIFPGIDLVLGGVETNSRIEDGYTVISF
- a CDS encoding ACT domain-containing protein — translated: MEQKTKRGSVEDVVEDYLKLFPENLLSMREGVINLSKLSEQIKARNPAYNLISIRYALNQIKERHESTLFDENYVHELLIKSKISLQDKITVLTSRKPIDVNYISATYLSDSVVYVVDEMENGEIKSQSGISIERDVSALHIFSSKDIERVPGFVMRITERLFAESINILQLISCSNETLIIVNRKDAVKAYKALTF